One Gemmatimonadota bacterium DNA window includes the following coding sequences:
- a CDS encoding HU family DNA-binding protein: MKKAAKKTAKKAAKKAPKKAAAKKAAKKAPARASAPKPIKETLSKSGLVSHVSEASGVAARDVRKVLDAVEQAVAGSLHKKGARGFRWPGMFQVKVVDVPAKPRRKGINPFTKEEQWFAAKPASVKVKMRPLKKVKDAAS; this comes from the coding sequence ATGAAGAAAGCCGCGAAGAAGACCGCCAAGAAGGCGGCCAAGAAGGCCCCCAAGAAGGCGGCTGCCAAGAAGGCGGCGAAGAAGGCCCCCGCTCGCGCCTCGGCTCCCAAGCCCATCAAGGAGACGCTCAGCAAGTCGGGCCTCGTGTCCCACGTCAGTGAGGCGTCGGGCGTCGCTGCCAGGGACGTGCGCAAGGTGCTCGACGCCGTCGAGCAGGCCGTGGCGGGATCGCTGCACAAGAAGGGTGCGCGTGGTTTCCGTTGGCCCGGGATGTTCCAGGTGAAGGTCGTGGACGTGCCGGCCAAGCCCCGTCGCAAGGGCATCAATCCGTTCACCAAGGAAGAGCAGTGGTTCGCTGCCAAGCCCGCCTCGGTGAAGGTGAAGATGCGTCCGCTGAAGAAGGTCAAGGACGCCGCCAGCTGA
- a CDS encoding DUF402 domain-containing protein, producing MSDPGQVRIHYLRLPDREQVYVQRMVYDGDDVKITLAEEVDVPAKRVRGDLAMEPGSDVVWFTFPGAWHDIGRFYLTDHTFAGFYANILTPARFEEEGRWSTTDLFLDVWMSPDGRLTVLDEDQFLAAVQRGDIAPDVAERALKELDDIRAAARDGTWPPPVVREWDLERALRESFW from the coding sequence ATGTCCGATCCCGGCCAGGTCCGCATCCACTACCTCCGCCTGCCCGACCGCGAGCAGGTGTACGTGCAGCGCATGGTCTACGACGGCGACGACGTCAAGATCACGCTCGCCGAGGAGGTGGACGTGCCCGCCAAACGGGTCCGCGGCGATCTGGCGATGGAGCCCGGATCGGACGTCGTGTGGTTCACCTTCCCCGGCGCATGGCACGACATCGGTCGCTTCTACCTGACCGACCACACCTTCGCGGGCTTCTACGCCAACATCCTCACTCCCGCGCGTTTCGAGGAAGAGGGTCGCTGGTCCACGACGGACCTGTTCCTCGACGTCTGGATGTCGCCGGACGGCCGGCTCACCGTGCTGGACGAGGACCAGTTCCTGGCAGCCGTCCAGCGGGGCGACATCGCGCCCGACGTGGCCGAGCGTGCGCTGAAGGAGCTGGACGACATCCGGGCCGCGGCGCGCGACGGCACCTGGCCGCCGCCGGTGGTCCGGGAGTGGGACCTGGAGCGGGCCCTCAGGGAGTCGTTCTGGTGA
- a CDS encoding vitamin K epoxide reductase family protein, producing MSAPPRNRMAIAMLALIGFFVALYLFAHNLGLTGPIQCGVGDCGTVQASQWATLGGIPVSAIGLAGYLALLVLALVGLQPSFAARRGVALGLFGGSLLGVLFSGWLTWLEAFVIHAWCQWCVLSAVIISLVFLAALPEARRLTRTTP from the coding sequence ATGAGCGCACCGCCCAGGAACCGCATGGCCATCGCCATGCTGGCCCTGATCGGATTCTTCGTCGCGCTGTACCTCTTCGCCCACAACCTCGGCCTGACCGGGCCGATCCAGTGTGGCGTGGGCGACTGCGGCACCGTGCAGGCGAGCCAATGGGCCACGCTGGGGGGCATCCCCGTCTCGGCCATCGGATTGGCCGGCTACCTGGCGCTGCTGGTCCTGGCGCTCGTCGGCCTCCAGCCCTCCTTCGCCGCCCGGCGGGGGGTGGCGCTGGGTCTGTTCGGCGGGAGTCTCCTGGGCGTGCTCTTCTCGGGGTGGCTCACCTGGCTGGAGGCGTTCGTCATCCACGCCTGGTGTCAGTGGTGCGTCCTGTCCGCCGTGATCATCTCCCTGGTCTTCCTGGCTGCGCTCCCCGAGGCGCGACGGCTCACCAGAACGACTCCCTGA
- a CDS encoding thioredoxin domain-containing protein has protein sequence MARAQKSGGMSRFYAILAVVAVAGIAIVGYQVASKGGTAAAPVEVEGLDDQARLIEMAQGMVLGNPDAPVTIWEFGDFQCPSCRIWFQQVKNLIDVNYIQTGKARFVYYDWPITQAHPNAFLAARSSRCAAEQDIYWEYHKSLFDNQAVWSNLGSPIGQFRSMAEALGADGGDFEDCVRSEKYADIVTAQMRLGQELGVGGTPTVLVSSGGGRAIRPGSQDYAGISAVVEELLGES, from the coding sequence GTGGCTAGAGCGCAGAAGAGCGGCGGCATGAGCCGGTTCTACGCGATCCTGGCGGTGGTGGCCGTCGCCGGGATCGCCATCGTGGGCTACCAGGTCGCCTCCAAGGGCGGCACGGCCGCGGCCCCCGTCGAGGTGGAAGGTCTGGACGACCAGGCTCGCCTCATCGAGATGGCCCAGGGGATGGTGCTGGGCAATCCCGACGCGCCGGTCACCATCTGGGAGTTCGGGGACTTCCAGTGCCCGTCCTGTCGCATCTGGTTCCAGCAGGTCAAGAACCTGATCGACGTGAACTACATCCAGACCGGCAAGGCGCGCTTCGTCTACTACGACTGGCCCATCACCCAGGCGCATCCCAATGCATTCCTGGCGGCCCGCTCGTCGCGCTGCGCCGCCGAGCAGGACATCTACTGGGAGTACCACAAGTCGCTCTTCGACAACCAGGCGGTGTGGTCGAACCTCGGTTCGCCCATCGGTCAGTTCCGCAGCATGGCCGAAGCGCTGGGCGCGGACGGGGGTGACTTCGAGGACTGCGTGCGCAGCGAGAAGTACGCCGACATCGTGACCGCGCAGATGCGCCTGGGTCAGGAGCTCGGCGTGGGCGGCACGCCCACCGTGCTCGTCAGCTCCGGCGGGGGGCGCGCCATCCGGCCGGGCTCGCAGGACTACGCGGGCATCAGCGCCGTCGTCGAGGAGCTGCTCGGGGAGTCATGA
- a CDS encoding HAD hydrolase-like protein has translation MKSLVLFDIDGTLVRGGPAKPAFRDALLRVFGTTGPIDTHSFSGKTDPQIARELLVEAGLDAPAVDRGLPDLWDAYLAGLEAGLAGHPMDLLTGARDLVEHLAEEPDVALGLVTGNVERGAWLKLRSVGLESWFPVGGYGSDHEHRNHLPGIAVDRAQRHWGVDFQPDAVVVVGDTPRDVECGRWFGARTVAVCTGSYSAEDLAGCGAHHVLESFEDVEASVRAVLAS, from the coding sequence GTGAAGAGCCTGGTCCTGTTCGACATCGACGGAACCCTGGTGCGGGGAGGGCCGGCCAAGCCGGCGTTCCGCGACGCGCTCCTGCGCGTGTTCGGCACCACCGGCCCCATCGACACGCACTCCTTCTCGGGCAAGACCGACCCGCAGATCGCCCGCGAGCTGCTCGTCGAGGCCGGTCTGGACGCTCCGGCCGTGGATCGAGGTCTGCCGGACCTCTGGGACGCCTACCTGGCGGGCCTGGAAGCGGGGCTGGCGGGGCACCCCATGGACCTCCTGACCGGCGCCCGCGACCTGGTGGAGCATCTGGCGGAAGAGCCGGACGTGGCGTTGGGCCTGGTGACGGGGAACGTCGAACGAGGTGCGTGGCTCAAGCTGCGCTCCGTCGGGCTCGAGTCCTGGTTCCCGGTCGGCGGATACGGGTCGGACCACGAGCACCGGAACCACCTTCCCGGGATCGCGGTAGATCGCGCCCAGCGGCACTGGGGCGTCGATTTCCAGCCCGACGCCGTGGTGGTCGTGGGAGACACGCCCCGGGATGTCGAATGCGGCCGGTGGTTCGGCGCCCGCACCGTGGCGGTGTGCACGGGGAGCTATTCGGCCGAAGACCTGGCCGGCTGCGGCGCCCACCATGTGCTGGAGAGCTTCGAGGACGTCGAGGCGTCGGTGCGGGCCGTCCTGGCCAGCTGA
- a CDS encoding P1 family peptidase, with product MRHGSITDVPGIRVGHAEVQGGGSGCTVVLGPFRAAVEVGGMATGSRELAVLSPRHLVPHADAIVLTGGSAFGLAAADGVMRWLESKGRGFAVRDARVPIVPAAVIFDLARGVGRPDAALGEKACTSASDAPVPLGAVGAGAGATIGKIGGASTAMRSGLGSASLRVGGLTVGALSVVNAFGDVLDAWGGILGGARGPDGVFLNTARELQDRLAQGDLAAGTGPGENTTLSVVATDAPLSRAALARLARMAATALPRRISPVNTLFDGDLTFVVSTGEVAGNVPAPALVALGAAARDCLESAIESAVTSVG from the coding sequence GTGAGGCACGGCAGCATCACGGACGTACCCGGCATCCGGGTCGGACACGCCGAGGTCCAGGGCGGCGGGTCCGGCTGCACCGTGGTGCTCGGCCCGTTCCGTGCGGCCGTCGAGGTCGGCGGCATGGCCACGGGCAGTCGCGAGCTGGCCGTCCTCTCCCCGCGTCACCTGGTTCCGCACGCCGACGCGATCGTGCTGACGGGCGGCTCCGCGTTCGGCCTCGCAGCCGCCGACGGCGTGATGCGCTGGCTGGAGTCCAAGGGCCGTGGCTTCGCCGTACGGGACGCGCGGGTCCCCATCGTCCCGGCTGCGGTGATCTTCGACCTGGCGCGCGGCGTCGGTCGGCCCGACGCGGCCCTCGGCGAGAAGGCGTGCACGTCCGCGTCGGACGCACCCGTCCCCCTCGGTGCGGTCGGAGCCGGCGCCGGGGCCACCATCGGCAAGATCGGAGGTGCCTCGACGGCGATGCGCTCGGGCCTGGGCTCGGCCTCGCTCCGCGTCGGCGGTCTCACGGTCGGGGCCCTGAGCGTCGTCAACGCGTTCGGGGACGTGCTGGACGCCTGGGGGGGCATCCTCGGCGGCGCGCGCGGGCCCGACGGTGTCTTCCTGAACACCGCCCGCGAGCTGCAGGACCGTCTGGCGCAGGGAGACCTCGCGGCCGGGACCGGGCCGGGCGAGAACACGACCCTCTCCGTCGTGGCCACCGACGCGCCGCTGTCCCGGGCAGCGCTGGCCCGGCTGGCGCGGATGGCGGCCACCGCGTTGCCCCGCCGCATCTCCCCCGTGAACACGCTTTTCGACGGCGATCTCACCTTCGTCGTGTCCACGGGCGAGGTGGCCGGCAACGTTCCGGCACCGGCCCTCGTTGCCCTGGGTGCGGCCGCTCGCGATTGTCTGGAGAGCGCGATCGAGAGCGCGGTGACCTCCGTGGGATGA
- a CDS encoding threonine/serine dehydratase, which produces MSPTDTGALVGIDDVREAAERIQGVVERTPLLHAEALSEEVGAEVRLKCESLQRAGAFKIRGAYNFIAQLPPEALERGVITYSSGNHAQAVALAARLLGTRAVVVMPVTAPAIKRSGAQRLGAEVVLEGTTSLERRERAERIQEERGLAMVPPFDHPDIIAGQGTVGLEIVEDWPDVEVVIVCVGGGGLASGVGVALRALRPDTALYAVEPTGAAALRAALDAGEPVTLPGIDTIADGLAPVRAGDLTYRHIRALYDDVVLVEDHEIRAAASVLLARVKLVVEFSGAAGVAALRSGRLPLAGRRVAVVLSGGNLDPSLLSQLS; this is translated from the coding sequence GTGAGCCCGACCGACACGGGCGCGCTCGTCGGGATCGACGACGTGCGCGAAGCGGCCGAGCGCATCCAGGGCGTGGTGGAGCGGACACCGTTGCTCCATGCCGAGGCGCTCTCCGAGGAGGTGGGCGCGGAGGTACGGCTCAAGTGCGAGTCATTGCAGCGGGCCGGAGCCTTCAAGATCCGTGGCGCCTACAACTTCATCGCCCAGCTTCCCCCCGAGGCGCTCGAGCGCGGGGTCATCACGTACTCCTCGGGGAACCACGCGCAGGCCGTGGCGCTCGCAGCGCGCCTGCTCGGCACGCGGGCGGTGGTGGTCATGCCGGTGACCGCGCCCGCCATCAAGCGCAGCGGGGCCCAGCGCCTGGGCGCGGAGGTCGTGCTGGAAGGCACCACCTCGTTGGAGCGGCGCGAGCGCGCCGAGCGCATCCAGGAAGAGCGTGGGCTCGCGATGGTGCCCCCCTTCGACCACCCGGACATCATCGCGGGCCAGGGCACGGTCGGCCTGGAGATCGTGGAGGACTGGCCGGACGTCGAGGTCGTGATCGTCTGCGTGGGTGGCGGGGGCCTGGCCAGCGGTGTCGGGGTCGCGCTGCGCGCCCTGCGGCCGGACACGGCGCTCTACGCCGTCGAGCCCACCGGGGCCGCGGCGTTGCGGGCGGCGCTCGACGCCGGAGAGCCGGTGACGCTGCCCGGCATCGACACCATCGCCGACGGGCTGGCCCCCGTGCGCGCCGGCGATCTCACCTACCGACACATCCGGGCACTCTACGACGACGTCGTGCTGGTGGAGGATCACGAGATCCGGGCGGCGGCCTCGGTCTTGCTGGCCCGCGTCAAGCTGGTGGTGGAGTTCTCCGGGGCCGCAGGCGTGGCCGCGCTGCGCTCGGGCCGGCTTCCACTCGCGGGACGGCGCGTGGCGGTGGTGTTGAGCGGGGGCAATCTCGATCCCTCCCTGCTGTCCCAGCTCTCGTGA
- the gyrA gene encoding DNA gyrase subunit A, which translates to MSENDENEMLPTGGDDAGGPRVLERLLEDEMRDSFIDYSMSVIVQRALPDVRDGLKPVHRRILYAMSDLGLGPGRPYKKSATVVGEVLGKYHPHGDSAVYDSLVRMVQEFSLRYPLIDGQGNFGSIDGDSAAAYRYTEARLTRLATELLEDIDKQTVDFSPNFDGRLDEPRVLPSKAPNLLVNGSSGIAVGMATNIPPHNLREVVAATQALIDDPELSQADLLKHIPGPDFPTGGIVMGRRGIHEAYTTGRGRIVIRARVGKEETPQGRERIIITEVPFMVNKSRLVEQIAQLVRDKRIEGIADLRDESDRDGMRVVVELKRDAIYDIVLNKLFKHTQMQSTFGTILLALVDGVPKVMGLREILLHFIDHRHEVVVRRSEHDLEKAKEREHILEGLKIAVDNIDEVVAIIRGSPDTEQASLRLQERFGLSDRQAQAILDMRLGRLTGLEMDKLDQELSEVRGQIAELERILASREVRMGIVKDELTDVATRFGDDRRTDITDWHGDLDMEDLIADEEMVITVTRQGYIKRLPIDTYRAQRRGGRGLQGMGTKDEDWVEHLFVGSSHDYLMVFTRTGQCYWIKVWQLPEAGRHSRGKPIVNLLEMGAHEAIAAVVPVREFSDDRYLFFCTRNGQIKKTALSAYGNVRSVGLNAMNVREGDELIDVHITSGEDQIVLATRNGMAIRFDEQDTRPMGRATEGVRGIALRDDDHVVGMVVVPQEAGETTLLVATESGMGKRSDVDEYRLQGRGGFGVINIKTSTKTGKVVSIKAVQPANQVMIITRGGVVNRQRVDEIRVIGRATQGVRLINLDDGDTVVDVARLVVEDDDDEEQDGVALDGEADALPEEGVSDAGDEDAGAGAEEDA; encoded by the coding sequence ATGAGCGAGAACGACGAGAACGAGATGCTCCCCACCGGCGGCGACGACGCCGGTGGCCCGCGGGTCCTCGAACGCCTCCTCGAAGACGAGATGCGGGATTCGTTCATCGACTACTCGATGAGCGTCATCGTGCAGCGCGCCCTCCCCGACGTGCGGGACGGCCTGAAGCCGGTCCACCGCCGCATCCTGTACGCGATGTCCGACCTGGGGCTCGGCCCCGGCCGGCCCTACAAGAAGAGCGCGACGGTCGTCGGTGAGGTCCTGGGCAAATACCACCCCCACGGCGACTCGGCGGTCTACGACTCGCTCGTGCGCATGGTGCAGGAGTTCTCGCTCCGCTATCCGCTGATCGACGGCCAGGGCAACTTCGGCTCCATCGACGGGGACTCGGCGGCCGCCTACCGCTACACCGAGGCCCGCCTCACGCGGCTCGCCACCGAGTTGCTGGAGGACATCGACAAGCAGACCGTCGACTTCAGCCCCAACTTCGACGGACGTCTGGACGAGCCGCGCGTGCTGCCGTCCAAGGCCCCCAACCTGCTGGTCAACGGCAGCTCCGGCATCGCGGTGGGGATGGCGACGAACATCCCGCCGCACAACCTGCGCGAGGTCGTGGCCGCCACGCAGGCGCTGATCGACGACCCCGAGCTGTCCCAGGCGGACCTGCTCAAGCACATCCCGGGGCCGGACTTCCCGACCGGCGGCATCGTGATGGGCCGCCGGGGGATCCACGAGGCCTACACCACCGGACGCGGACGCATCGTCATCCGGGCTCGGGTGGGCAAGGAGGAGACGCCGCAAGGCCGCGAGCGCATCATCATCACCGAAGTGCCCTTCATGGTGAACAAGTCGCGCCTGGTCGAGCAGATCGCCCAACTGGTGCGGGACAAGCGCATCGAGGGCATCGCCGACCTGCGCGACGAATCCGACCGCGACGGCATGCGCGTGGTGGTGGAGCTCAAGCGCGACGCCATCTACGACATCGTGCTGAACAAGCTGTTCAAGCACACGCAGATGCAGTCGACCTTCGGGACCATCCTGCTCGCGTTGGTGGACGGCGTGCCCAAGGTCATGGGCCTGCGGGAGATCCTGCTCCACTTCATCGACCACCGTCACGAGGTGGTCGTCCGACGCTCCGAACACGACCTCGAGAAGGCCAAGGAGCGGGAGCACATCCTGGAGGGCCTCAAGATCGCCGTCGACAACATCGACGAGGTCGTGGCCATTATCCGGGGCTCCCCGGACACCGAGCAGGCCTCCCTGCGCCTCCAGGAGCGCTTCGGGCTCTCCGATCGGCAGGCGCAGGCCATCCTGGACATGCGGCTCGGGCGCCTCACCGGCCTGGAGATGGACAAGCTGGACCAGGAGCTGTCCGAGGTCCGGGGCCAGATCGCGGAGCTGGAGCGCATCCTCGCCAGCCGCGAGGTGCGGATGGGCATCGTCAAGGACGAGCTCACCGACGTCGCCACCCGCTTCGGGGACGACCGCCGCACCGACATCACCGACTGGCACGGCGACCTGGACATGGAGGACCTGATCGCCGACGAGGAGATGGTGATCACGGTCACGCGCCAGGGCTACATCAAGCGCCTGCCCATCGACACCTACCGCGCCCAGCGGCGGGGGGGACGTGGGCTCCAGGGCATGGGCACCAAGGACGAGGACTGGGTCGAACACCTCTTCGTGGGCTCGAGCCACGACTACCTCATGGTGTTCACCCGCACCGGACAGTGCTACTGGATCAAGGTCTGGCAGCTCCCCGAGGCGGGGCGGCACTCCCGCGGCAAGCCCATCGTGAACCTGCTGGAGATGGGCGCGCACGAAGCCATCGCCGCGGTGGTCCCGGTCCGCGAGTTCAGCGACGACCGCTACCTCTTCTTCTGCACGCGCAACGGGCAGATCAAGAAGACCGCGCTGTCCGCGTACGGCAACGTGCGCTCGGTGGGTCTGAACGCCATGAACGTCCGGGAAGGGGACGAGCTCATCGACGTGCACATCACGTCGGGGGAGGACCAGATCGTCCTGGCCACCCGCAACGGGATGGCCATCCGCTTCGACGAGCAGGACACCCGGCCCATGGGCCGGGCCACCGAGGGCGTGCGTGGCATCGCGCTGCGCGACGACGACCACGTCGTCGGCATGGTGGTGGTTCCGCAGGAGGCGGGTGAGACCACGCTGCTCGTGGCCACCGAGAGCGGGATGGGCAAGCGCAGCGACGTGGACGAATACCGCCTGCAAGGCCGCGGCGGGTTCGGCGTGATCAACATCAAGACGTCCACCAAGACCGGGAAGGTGGTGTCCATCAAGGCGGTCCAACCCGCCAACCAGGTGATGATCATCACACGGGGTGGGGTGGTGAACCGGCAGCGGGTGGACGAGATCCGCGTGATCGGACGTGCCACCCAGGGCGTGCGCCTCATCAACCTGGATGACGGCGACACCGTGGTGGACGTGGCCCGCCTCGTGGTGGAGGACGACGACGACGAGGAGCAGGACGGCGTGGCCCTGGACGGAGAGGCGGACGCTCTCCCGGAGGAGGGCGTCTCCGACGCCGGCGATGAGGACGCGGGCGCCGGGGCGGAGGAGGACGCGTGA
- a CDS encoding glycosyltransferase: protein MAVMPDISVLLPVRDGAPFLEEALRSILDQTWSDLEVVAVDDGSSDGTAALLTRTAQLDARLRVVRTDPHGIVAALERARAEARAPLLARMDADDIAPPDRLERQRAHLLAHPSVTLCGTAVRYFPRDLLKDGRVKYEAWLNSLATPEEIERDLFVECPLAHPTFLMRAAAVAEAGGYREGPWPEDYDLVLRLWERGARFARVEGEPLLWRDHPSRLSRVDQRYWIDAFRRLKVEVLARTLLREGRPVVVWGAGPTGKAFARELADVGRPVTAFVELDPRKVGQTIHDAPVVGPRDLSGHPDAFVLAAVSGAEARSEIRGALGRLGRVELRDFVSVA, encoded by the coding sequence ATGGCGGTCATGCCCGACATCTCCGTGTTGCTTCCCGTCCGCGACGGCGCCCCGTTCCTGGAAGAGGCGCTGCGCTCCATCCTGGACCAGACGTGGTCCGACCTCGAGGTCGTCGCCGTGGACGACGGCTCGAGCGACGGGACCGCCGCGCTCCTGACCCGGACCGCGCAGCTGGACGCGCGCCTGCGCGTCGTGCGCACCGACCCCCACGGCATCGTCGCGGCGCTGGAGCGGGCCCGCGCCGAAGCCCGGGCGCCGCTCCTGGCCCGCATGGACGCGGACGACATCGCTCCGCCGGACCGCCTGGAGCGGCAGCGGGCCCACCTGCTCGCCCACCCCTCCGTCACCCTGTGCGGGACGGCCGTGCGCTACTTCCCTCGGGATCTCCTGAAGGACGGGCGCGTCAAGTACGAAGCCTGGTTGAACTCGCTCGCGACCCCCGAGGAGATCGAGCGCGACCTGTTCGTCGAGTGCCCGCTCGCCCATCCCACGTTCCTGATGCGCGCCGCTGCCGTCGCCGAGGCGGGCGGCTACCGGGAGGGCCCGTGGCCGGAGGACTACGACCTCGTGCTGCGGCTGTGGGAGCGGGGCGCGCGCTTCGCCCGGGTCGAGGGGGAGCCGCTGCTGTGGCGGGACCATCCGTCCCGGCTCTCGCGGGTGGACCAGCGCTACTGGATCGATGCCTTCCGGCGCTTGAAGGTCGAGGTGCTGGCGCGCACCCTTCTTCGCGAGGGCCGGCCGGTGGTGGTGTGGGGCGCCGGACCGACGGGGAAGGCCTTCGCGCGTGAGCTGGCCGACGTGGGCCGGCCGGTCACGGCGTTCGTGGAGCTGGACCCGCGCAAGGTGGGGCAGACCATCCACGACGCCCCGGTGGTGGGGCCGAGGGACCTGTCGGGGCACCCCGACGCCTTCGTGCTCGCCGCCGTGTCCGGCGCCGAGGCGCGGTCGGAGATCCGCGGGGCCCTGGGCCGCCTCGGCCGGGTCGAGCTGCGGGATTTCGTCTCGGTCGCCTGA